In Rosa chinensis cultivar Old Blush chromosome 1, RchiOBHm-V2, whole genome shotgun sequence, a genomic segment contains:
- the LOC112202331 gene encoding monooxygenase 1, whose product MHKKQTRSKQKQMVKDMDMAGDRREDVVIVGGGISGLATALALYRKGIRSLVLEKSKTLQATGGIIVHSNGWRALEQLGVASYLRQTADPILSGQFSSLDNGKQEEIPIWKEEMRCVRRTDLVNILAQNLPLETVRYGCNVLSIELDPVTSYPVLQLQNGTTLNAKVVIGCDGVNSKITNLTGAKAPNRLNVIGVRSFTIYPNGHKFGSEFKMIRKGDVTVGVIPMTTNQVHWFITRKYLSQEGFKISKSPKLIMNFSTESVKDFPSSVKEMVNNCWLECLHFSEYIKYRSPWNILCTHFRVGTVTVAGDALHAMTPFIAQGGSAALEDAVVLARCFARKAVVGGPGEIGSKLMVEKAFDEYLKERKTRLLRLTFESTLLGKMEETSSKLIKLLCIVLMVVLFRDLFAHTRYDCGKL is encoded by the exons ATGCACAAGAAGCAAACTAGATCAAAGCAAAAGCAGATGGTTAAGGATATGGACATGGCAGGGGATAGGAGAGAAGATGTTGTGATTGTGGGTGGTGGGATTTCCGGCCTCGCCACTGCTCTTGCTCTTTACAG AAAGGGCATAAGAAGCTTGGTCCTAGAAAAATCAAAGACTTTACAAGCCACCGGAGGTATCATTGTGCATTCTAATGGTTGGCGTGCCCTTGAACAGCTCGGTGTAGCCTCATATCTTAGACAAACTGCTGATCCTATACTATC gggACAATTCTCTTCACTTGATAATGGTAAGCAGGAAGAAATTCCCATTTG GAAAGAAGAAATGCGATGTGTAAGAAGGACCGATCTGGTTAAtattttggctcaaaatctGCCACTCGAAACTGTACGTTATGGCTGCAACGTACTTTCGATTGAGTTGGATCCTGTAACATCTTATCCAGTTCTTCAACTTCAAAATGGAACTACATTGAACGCCAAG GTTGTGATCGGATGTGACGGAGTGAACTCCAAGATAACAAATCTGACTGGGGCGAAGGCGCCAAATAGACTCAATGTAATTGGAGTAAGAAGCTTTACAATTTATCCAAATGGCCACAAATTCGGCAGTGAGTTTAAGATGATAAGAAAAGGTGATGTTACGGTCGGAGTAATACCCATGACCACCAACCAGGTTCATTGGTTCATCACTAGAAAATATCTTTCACAAGAAG GTTTCAAGATCTCCAAAAGTCCGAAATTGATTATGAACTTCTCAACTGAGTCAGTGAAGGATTTTCCTAGTAGCGTTAAAGAGATGGTCAACAATTGCTGGCTCGAGTGTTTACATTTCTCAGAGTACATCAAATATCGATCACCATGGAACATACTATGTACACACTTTCGGGTAGGAACAGTGACAGTTGCAGGAGATGCCTTGCATGCAATGACTCCGTTCATTGCTCAGGGTGGCTCAGCCGCTTTGGAAGACGCAGTTGTCCTTGCTAGGTGCTTCGCACGAAAGGCTGTCGTCGGTGGTCCAGGTGAAATAGGAAGCAAACTTATGGTAGagaaagcatttgatgaatacCTAAAAGAGCGGAAAACACGACTTCTAAGACTTACTTTCGAATCGACCCTACTCGGAAAGATGGAAGAAACTTCATCAAAGCTCATCAAGCTCTTATGTATTGTGCTCATGGTGGTCCTATTTCGCGACTTGTTTGCTCACACTCGCTATGACTGTGGCAAACTCTAA